From Halorubrum salinarum, the proteins below share one genomic window:
- a CDS encoding anaerobic glycerol-3-phosphate dehydrogenase subunit C yields the protein MTRDTADDGDGGDANGTTEPSGGRGGGRGRAGCGNCGCGEPSPGVPEAGRDEQPSIFVPDEGEVPDDGAGAAADPAGAAERAATDGGVESASGGSDSTELDPDAYDPVDVFPGGDLDLREGADSCYKCTSCDTSCPVAEVDDEFPGPKFQGPEQWRLKRKDDHDIDESITSCSNCMRCDDACPSGVPLSQMHNEARGQFVERQMEKLSMEYIRNRILANYRTSASLASMFPRTASFAMNFGPARWAMEKVMGIPKERDFPEFATETFREWWKARGGAQVENPDKRVAYFHGCYSNYNTPEVGKAMVRVYEHFGYEVMVPPQKCSGTPMFANGMLKDARRHAETNVENLVEAIGEGADVIASCTSCSMSLRQEYPELFDLHGIEDLAEHTFEALEYLRIHEDLEGELDAAGGLDDERAFAYHAPCHARNQGLSRQAVETFRDVDGVRMEDVGDSCSGISGTYGWKEEKYEKSMEIGAEMFEHMEDAEGEVGMTECPTCAMQMEHGTGYEIEHPLQLLEDALGA from the coding sequence ATGACACGAGACACGGCGGACGACGGCGACGGGGGAGACGCGAACGGGACGACCGAACCGAGCGGCGGACGCGGCGGGGGCCGCGGGCGCGCCGGGTGCGGGAACTGCGGCTGCGGGGAGCCGAGCCCGGGCGTCCCCGAGGCGGGCCGCGACGAGCAGCCGTCGATATTCGTTCCTGACGAGGGGGAGGTCCCGGACGACGGCGCGGGGGCGGCCGCGGACCCCGCCGGCGCCGCGGAGCGCGCCGCCACCGACGGCGGCGTCGAGAGCGCGTCGGGCGGCAGCGACTCGACCGAGCTCGACCCGGACGCGTACGACCCGGTGGACGTGTTCCCCGGCGGCGACCTCGACCTCCGCGAGGGGGCCGACTCCTGTTACAAGTGCACGAGCTGCGACACCTCCTGTCCGGTGGCGGAGGTCGACGACGAGTTCCCCGGGCCGAAGTTCCAGGGCCCGGAGCAGTGGCGGCTCAAGCGGAAGGACGACCACGACATCGACGAGTCGATCACCTCCTGTTCGAACTGCATGCGCTGTGACGACGCCTGCCCCTCCGGGGTGCCGCTCTCGCAGATGCACAACGAGGCGCGCGGGCAGTTCGTCGAGCGGCAGATGGAGAAGCTCTCGATGGAGTACATTCGGAACCGAATCTTGGCCAACTACCGCACCTCGGCGAGCCTCGCGAGCATGTTCCCGCGGACGGCGTCGTTCGCGATGAACTTCGGGCCCGCCCGGTGGGCGATGGAGAAGGTGATGGGGATCCCCAAGGAGCGCGACTTCCCCGAGTTCGCCACGGAGACGTTCCGCGAGTGGTGGAAGGCGCGCGGCGGCGCGCAGGTCGAAAATCCCGACAAGCGCGTGGCCTACTTCCACGGCTGTTACTCCAACTACAACACCCCCGAGGTCGGGAAGGCCATGGTCCGCGTCTACGAGCACTTCGGCTACGAGGTCATGGTGCCGCCCCAGAAGTGCTCGGGCACGCCGATGTTCGCGAACGGGATGCTGAAGGACGCCCGGCGCCACGCCGAGACGAACGTCGAGAACCTCGTCGAGGCCATCGGCGAGGGCGCGGACGTGATCGCCTCCTGTACCTCCTGTTCGATGTCGCTGCGCCAGGAGTACCCGGAGCTGTTCGACCTCCACGGCATCGAGGACCTCGCCGAGCACACCTTCGAGGCGCTGGAGTACCTCCGGATCCACGAGGACCTGGAGGGCGAACTCGACGCGGCCGGCGGGCTCGACGACGAGCGCGCGTTCGCGTACCACGCGCCGTGCCACGCGCGCAACCAGGGCCTCTCCCGGCAGGCGGTCGAGACGTTCCGGGACGTCGACGGCGTTCGGATGGAGGACGTGGGCGACTCCTGTTCGGGGATCTCCGGGACGTACGGATGGAAGGAGGAGAAGTACGAGAAGTCGATGGAGATCGGCGCGGAGATGTTCGAGCACATGGAGGACGCCGAGGGCGAGGTCGGCATGACGGAGTGCCCGACCTGCGCGATGCAGATGGAGCACGGCACCGGCTACGAGATCGAACACCCCCTCCAGCTGCTCGAGGACGCGCTCGGCGCGTAG
- a CDS encoding CRTAC1 family protein has translation MFTERSALVDDGRPMRGYGVAVTPGRDGPLVFVAGYGEPNRLYAREGGRFSDTACGIVADGTHHGMGVCASDLDADGCEEVYVHNCARGVDGGDPDLLLSRLEADRYRWTDVFAREVNADRIDVRAGRSVAALDRLGTGRYGVAVSGYAAPLAFYELGDDGEVTDMAEAVGLEVDGGCRSLLAVPYRSREGDLFAGVEGGPNRLFSNRDGHYDRTDGGPDLSDPGGDTRGAALVDEGGTFALAVGNESAPSRLLRCSPDGGYDDVAPDALRDVGPVRTVVAADFDNDGREELFFNVCGAENRLFERVDRPWGPPQWEPADLGAAAEPDGFGTGAVAADLDGDGALELLVVHGEVAAQPVTAYGVADAPDAGWLRVRPTTRHGAPARGAVATLETTEGVQRRTVDAGGGCLCQTEPVAHFGLGGAEPLRVDVRWPDGRERTVVGPSADREITVRHPSRKATDRDARTRR, from the coding sequence ATGTTCACGGAGCGGTCCGCGCTCGTCGACGACGGGCGCCCGATGCGCGGGTACGGCGTCGCGGTGACGCCCGGCCGCGACGGGCCGCTCGTCTTCGTCGCCGGCTACGGCGAGCCGAACCGGCTGTACGCCCGCGAGGGGGGCCGCTTTTCCGACACCGCCTGCGGCATCGTCGCCGACGGAACCCACCACGGGATGGGGGTGTGCGCGTCCGACCTCGACGCAGACGGGTGCGAGGAGGTGTACGTCCACAACTGCGCGCGCGGCGTCGACGGCGGCGACCCCGACCTGCTCTTGAGTCGCCTGGAGGCCGACAGGTACCGCTGGACGGACGTGTTCGCGCGCGAGGTGAACGCCGACCGCATCGACGTGCGCGCCGGGCGCTCCGTCGCCGCGCTCGACCGACTGGGGACCGGTCGCTACGGCGTCGCAGTCTCCGGCTACGCCGCCCCGCTCGCGTTCTACGAACTCGGCGACGACGGCGAAGTGACCGACATGGCCGAGGCGGTCGGCCTGGAGGTCGACGGGGGGTGCCGGTCGCTGCTCGCGGTCCCGTACCGCTCGCGCGAGGGCGACCTCTTCGCGGGGGTCGAGGGGGGACCGAACCGGCTGTTCAGCAACCGGGACGGGCACTACGACCGGACCGACGGCGGCCCCGACCTCTCGGACCCCGGCGGCGACACGCGAGGCGCCGCGCTCGTCGACGAGGGCGGGACGTTCGCGCTCGCGGTCGGCAACGAGTCGGCGCCGAGCCGGCTGCTCCGCTGCTCTCCCGACGGCGGCTACGACGACGTGGCCCCCGACGCGCTCCGCGACGTTGGGCCGGTCCGGACCGTCGTCGCGGCGGACTTCGACAACGACGGCCGCGAGGAGCTCTTCTTCAACGTCTGCGGCGCGGAGAACCGGCTGTTCGAGCGCGTGGATCGGCCCTGGGGGCCGCCACAGTGGGAGCCCGCGGACCTCGGGGCCGCCGCGGAGCCGGACGGGTTCGGCACGGGGGCGGTGGCGGCCGACCTCGACGGCGACGGCGCGCTGGAGCTCCTCGTGGTCCACGGCGAGGTCGCCGCCCAGCCCGTGACCGCCTACGGCGTCGCCGACGCGCCCGACGCCGGGTGGCTGCGCGTGCGCCCGACGACGCGACACGGCGCCCCGGCGCGCGGCGCCGTCGCCACCCTGGAGACGACCGAGGGCGTCCAGCGGCGGACGGTCGACGCGGGGGGCGGCTGCCTCTGTCAGACGGAGCCGGTCGCGCACTTCGGGCTCGGCGGCGCGGAGCCGCTGCGCGTCGACGTGCGGTGGCCGGACGGGCGCGAGCGGACCGTCGTCGGCCCGAGCGCCGACCGGGAGATAACGGTCAGACACCCGTCTCGGAAGGCGACGGACCGCGACGCCCGGACGCGGCGGTAG
- a CDS encoding DUF7576 family protein yields the protein MVDPTSELEEDVDEESAPRCATCGEPALGTGHRTVTWVDGGDAVHRHFCSPSCRAGWDDERPSAGG from the coding sequence ATGGTGGATCCGACCTCGGAGCTCGAGGAGGACGTCGACGAGGAGTCCGCGCCGCGCTGCGCGACGTGCGGCGAGCCGGCGCTGGGGACCGGACACCGAACGGTCACGTGGGTCGACGGCGGCGACGCCGTCCACCGACACTTCTGTTCGCCGTCGTGCCGCGCGGGCTGGGACGACGAGCGGCCCTCCGCGGGCGGGTAG
- a CDS encoding ribosome assembly factor SBDS has protein sequence MISLDEAVTARLESHGERFEVLIDPDAALAIKRGEFDDDLAEVIAAEDVFENASRGDRPAEEDLETVFGTTDPLDIIPEVVERGEIQITAEQRAEMQERKHNQLVTTITRNAVNPQMDDSPHPPERIERALEEAGFQIDPMEPVENQVDDALDALRPVIPIRFEEVTMAVQLPADYAGSGQAQIREFGDLEREEWQNDGSWVGVLTFPAGLQNDLYDLVNEVTSGEGDARVIKDKDELRTR, from the coding sequence ATGATATCGCTCGACGAGGCCGTGACGGCCCGACTGGAGTCACACGGGGAGCGGTTCGAGGTCCTGATCGACCCCGACGCCGCGCTCGCGATCAAGCGCGGCGAGTTCGACGACGACTTAGCGGAGGTCATCGCCGCGGAGGACGTCTTCGAGAACGCCTCGCGGGGCGACCGCCCGGCCGAGGAGGACCTAGAGACCGTCTTCGGCACCACGGACCCGCTGGATATCATCCCGGAGGTCGTCGAGCGCGGGGAGATCCAGATCACCGCCGAGCAGCGCGCGGAGATGCAAGAGCGGAAGCACAACCAGCTGGTGACCACCATCACGCGCAACGCCGTGAACCCGCAGATGGACGACTCCCCGCACCCGCCCGAGCGGATCGAGCGCGCGCTGGAGGAGGCCGGCTTCCAGATCGACCCGATGGAGCCGGTGGAGAACCAGGTCGACGACGCGCTCGACGCGCTGCGGCCGGTGATCCCGATCCGGTTCGAGGAGGTGACGATGGCGGTCCAGCTCCCGGCCGACTACGCCGGGTCCGGCCAGGCGCAGATCCGCGAGTTCGGCGACCTCGAACGCGAGGAGTGGCAGAACGACGGCTCGTGGGTCGGCGTGCTCACCTTCCCGGCCGGCCTCCAGAACGACCTCTACGACCTCGTCAACGAGGTCACCTCGGGCGAGGGCGACGCCCGCGTGATCAAGGACAAAGACGAGCTGCGGACCCGCTGA
- a CDS encoding YbaK/EbsC family protein, translated as MHPRAAEFEERAAERHGVDVDVLEFDAGTETAAAAADAVGCETGAIASTIVFSLVGGDRDGVLVAAVTSGANRLDLDAVAEFFDADAAEMGDPERIREVVGWSIGGVPPIGHDAALPTVFDPTLAEYDTVYGAAGTPSAVFAIGPDALADLADATVVDLTE; from the coding sequence ATGCATCCACGCGCGGCGGAGTTCGAGGAGCGGGCGGCGGAACGGCACGGCGTCGACGTCGACGTGCTGGAGTTCGACGCGGGCACGGAGACGGCGGCCGCCGCGGCCGACGCCGTCGGCTGCGAGACGGGCGCCATCGCGTCGACCATCGTTTTCTCCCTCGTCGGCGGCGACCGGGACGGAGTGCTCGTCGCGGCGGTCACGAGCGGCGCGAACCGGCTGGACCTCGACGCAGTCGCCGAGTTCTTCGACGCCGACGCGGCCGAGATGGGCGACCCGGAGCGGATCCGCGAGGTCGTCGGCTGGAGCATCGGCGGCGTCCCGCCCATCGGGCACGACGCCGCGCTCCCGACCGTCTTCGACCCGACGCTGGCCGAGTACGACACCGTCTACGGCGCCGCCGGGACGCCGAGCGCGGTGTTCGCGATCGGTCCGGACGCGCTCGCCGACCTCGCGGACGCGACCGTCGTCGACCTCACGGAGTAG
- a CDS encoding metal ABC transporter substrate-binding protein, protein MTHSRRSVLRRGAGLAAAGAAASLAGCSGGGTGGSEGFDSGYAAFFTLNDWANEVAGEHASFEDPVDVGQLGHGWTPDGTLAAEVAATDAFVYLDSPEFSWAQDLAETLESDYDSVAVVDVLDGLEDDLLDWDHNHGGEGGDHGDESHDGEGDSHEGDDHEGDDHGGEGGTRYDPHVWTDPVLAAEMVESIAAGLGEADPEHADAYAANADSYADELGAVDDAFESIAEDAARDVAVLAGHNSFQYLEARYGFRLHSPVGVSPQNEPTQSEIADTIDLVDSAGIDVVLYDHFQSPRLAESIVENSDATEAVPVTPAGGTTREWNDAGYGYLEQMTEINVPAFERAFGAQ, encoded by the coding sequence ATGACTCACTCACGGCGGTCGGTACTGCGGCGCGGCGCCGGGCTCGCGGCCGCGGGGGCGGCGGCGTCGCTGGCGGGATGCTCGGGCGGGGGAACCGGCGGTTCCGAGGGGTTCGACTCGGGGTACGCGGCCTTCTTCACCCTCAACGACTGGGCGAACGAGGTCGCGGGCGAGCACGCGAGCTTCGAGGACCCGGTCGACGTGGGACAGCTCGGCCACGGGTGGACGCCCGACGGGACGCTCGCCGCGGAGGTCGCCGCGACGGACGCCTTCGTCTACCTCGACAGCCCGGAGTTCTCGTGGGCGCAGGACCTCGCGGAGACGCTGGAGAGCGACTACGACTCCGTCGCCGTGGTCGACGTGCTCGACGGGCTGGAAGACGACCTGCTCGACTGGGACCACAACCACGGCGGAGAGGGCGGCGACCACGGCGACGAGAGCCACGACGGGGAAGGGGACTCCCACGAGGGCGACGATCACGAGGGCGACGACCACGGCGGCGAAGGGGGGACCCGGTACGACCCCCACGTCTGGACCGACCCGGTCCTCGCGGCCGAGATGGTCGAGTCGATCGCCGCGGGGCTCGGCGAGGCGGACCCGGAGCACGCCGACGCGTACGCCGCCAACGCCGACTCGTACGCCGACGAACTCGGCGCGGTCGACGACGCGTTCGAGTCGATCGCCGAGGACGCCGCGCGCGACGTGGCGGTGCTGGCGGGCCACAACTCCTTCCAGTACTTAGAGGCGCGCTACGGGTTCCGGCTCCACTCGCCGGTCGGGGTCTCGCCGCAGAACGAGCCGACGCAGTCAGAGATCGCCGACACGATCGACCTCGTCGACTCGGCGGGGATCGACGTGGTGTTATACGACCACTTCCAGTCGCCCCGGCTCGCCGAGTCGATCGTAGAGAACAGCGACGCGACGGAGGCGGTCCCCGTCACGCCCGCCGGGGGGACGACGCGGGAGTGGAACGACGCCGGCTACGGCTACCTCGAACAGATGACCGAGATCAACGTCCCCGCCTTCGAGCGGGCGTTCGGCGCGCAGTGA
- a CDS encoding metal ABC transporter ATP-binding protein — protein sequence MSAIVDLDGVTFAYGDTVAVRDVSLTVEEGDFLGLVGPNGSGKTTLLHLMLGLHEPDAGSVELFGRPVAEFDEGGRIGYVSQKATSQGGAMPVTVRECVTMGRFAHAGRGRLSAADRAAVADAIETVGIGDLADRLVSELSGGQKQRAYIARALASDADLLALDEPTVGVDAESRDAFYALLDELNDDGITIILIEHDIGVVTNRADRIACINTELYHHGDTESFVESEALAEAYGTTGQVVHHHH from the coding sequence GTGAGCGCAATCGTCGACCTCGACGGCGTGACGTTCGCCTACGGCGACACCGTCGCCGTGAGAGACGTCTCCCTCACGGTCGAGGAGGGTGACTTCCTCGGGCTGGTCGGGCCGAACGGCTCCGGGAAGACCACGCTCCTCCACCTCATGCTCGGCCTCCACGAGCCGGACGCGGGGTCGGTCGAGCTGTTCGGCCGACCGGTGGCGGAGTTCGACGAGGGCGGTCGGATCGGCTACGTCTCGCAGAAGGCGACGAGCCAGGGCGGCGCGATGCCGGTCACCGTCCGCGAGTGCGTCACCATGGGTCGGTTCGCGCACGCCGGGCGGGGCCGGCTCTCCGCGGCCGACCGGGCCGCCGTCGCGGACGCCATCGAGACGGTCGGGATCGGCGACCTGGCCGACCGGCTGGTCTCCGAGCTCTCGGGCGGACAGAAGCAGCGCGCGTACATTGCGCGCGCCCTGGCGAGCGACGCCGACCTGCTCGCGCTCGACGAGCCGACGGTCGGCGTCGACGCCGAGTCGCGCGACGCCTTCTACGCGCTCCTCGACGAGCTCAACGACGACGGGATCACGATCATCCTCATCGAGCACGACATCGGCGTCGTCACCAACCGCGCCGACCGCATCGCCTGTATCAACACCGAGCTGTACCACCACGGCGACACCGAGTCGTTCGTCGAGAGCGAGGCCCTCGCCGAGGCGTACGGCACGACTGGGCAGGTCGTCCACCACCACCACTGA
- a CDS encoding metal ABC transporter permease yields MSRSSAADGEGETAAVEGSTRDRRRRVELAGVGLTAFVAVGMLGFLLLYWAQDLPVASDLYAAFRSLGRGMDAALGTNVFRHPIMWQSMAVGVLVGVVAPLVGSFLVHREMALIGETLAHTAFAGVAVGILVTSSTGWNGSLLLVALAVGVLGALAVQWLTERTDAYGDVPIAIMLSGSFAVGTLIISYGDGLTGVNIQGYLFGNLAVVTPEGARLMGALSLAVVAGVALTYKQLLFITFDEQAARVAQLNVTGYNTLLVVLTAVVVVGAMQVLGVILVAAMLVVPVAAASQVARSFRETMYLGVIFGQLSVLGGFAISIGFGLPSGGSIVVTAIAVYLASILGSGASGTPVSAHG; encoded by the coding sequence ATGAGCCGGAGCAGCGCCGCTGACGGCGAGGGAGAGACCGCGGCCGTCGAGGGATCGACCCGCGACCGCCGGCGTCGCGTCGAACTCGCCGGCGTCGGCCTCACCGCGTTCGTCGCGGTCGGCATGCTCGGGTTCCTCCTGCTCTACTGGGCGCAGGACCTCCCGGTCGCGAGCGATCTCTACGCCGCGTTCCGCTCGCTCGGCCGGGGCATGGACGCCGCGCTCGGCACCAACGTGTTCCGGCACCCGATCATGTGGCAGTCGATGGCGGTGGGCGTGCTCGTCGGCGTCGTCGCCCCGCTCGTCGGCTCGTTCCTCGTCCACCGCGAGATGGCGCTGATCGGCGAGACGCTCGCGCACACCGCGTTCGCCGGCGTCGCGGTCGGCATCCTCGTCACCTCCTCGACCGGGTGGAACGGGTCGCTGCTGCTCGTCGCGCTCGCGGTCGGCGTCCTCGGCGCGCTCGCGGTCCAGTGGCTCACGGAGCGCACCGACGCCTACGGCGACGTGCCCATCGCGATCATGCTCAGCGGGAGCTTCGCGGTCGGCACGCTGATCATCAGCTACGGCGACGGACTCACCGGCGTCAACATTCAGGGCTACCTGTTCGGGAACCTCGCGGTCGTCACGCCGGAGGGCGCACGCCTGATGGGCGCGCTCTCGCTCGCGGTCGTCGCGGGCGTGGCGCTGACGTACAAACAGCTCCTCTTCATCACCTTCGACGAGCAGGCCGCGCGGGTCGCCCAGCTGAACGTCACCGGCTACAACACCCTGCTGGTGGTGCTGACCGCGGTCGTCGTCGTCGGCGCGATGCAGGTGCTCGGTGTCATCCTCGTCGCCGCGATGCTGGTCGTCCCCGTCGCGGCCGCCTCGCAGGTCGCGCGGAGCTTCCGCGAGACGATGTACCTCGGCGTGATCTTCGGACAGTTGTCGGTGCTGGGCGGCTTCGCGATCTCGATCGGGTTCGGGCTGCCCTCCGGGGGATCGATCGTCGTCACGGCCATCGCGGTGTACCTCGCGAGCATTCTCGGCTCCGGGGCCTCCGGAACGCCCGTGTCGGCGCACGGCTGA
- a CDS encoding DUF7545 family protein, translated as MGDTETYTVTGPDGDEESFELPAGLVDVLSEQGEPSTAVVSDVVVQAMAQQAHVIVHHSEGDVPEDIAAMEETAAELFEERFGQSLEDALGHSH; from the coding sequence ATGGGAGACACAGAGACCTACACGGTCACCGGCCCCGACGGTGACGAAGAGTCGTTCGAACTGCCCGCCGGCCTCGTCGACGTGCTCAGCGAGCAGGGCGAGCCGTCGACCGCCGTCGTCTCCGACGTGGTCGTCCAGGCGATGGCCCAGCAGGCCCACGTCATCGTCCACCACAGCGAGGGCGACGTGCCCGAGGACATCGCGGCGATGGAGGAGACCGCCGCTGAGCTGTTCGAGGAGCGCTTCGGGCAGTCGCTCGAAGACGCGCTCGGCCACTCGCACTGA
- a CDS encoding thiol-disulfide oxidoreductase DCC family protein: MPTDPDGADAPVLIFDGDCPYCSVAAVALRRLDGVVAVPWEADPVGPFLDAQFGSRPFAMVLVDPAERRVYAGRSAAEELADRAGTPGIVGGLVRDNYDRIADVVGTLSGRARDPDDFHDTYRLDDEAGDLVGSLRTAAAEAPAALS; encoded by the coding sequence ATGCCTACCGACCCGGACGGCGCGGACGCCCCGGTGTTGATATTCGACGGCGACTGCCCGTACTGCTCGGTCGCGGCGGTCGCGCTGCGCCGGCTCGACGGCGTGGTCGCAGTCCCGTGGGAGGCCGACCCCGTCGGGCCGTTCCTCGACGCGCAGTTCGGCTCCCGGCCGTTCGCGATGGTGCTCGTCGACCCCGCCGAGCGCCGCGTGTACGCCGGCCGGTCGGCCGCGGAGGAGCTGGCCGACCGCGCGGGCACCCCCGGGATCGTCGGCGGGCTGGTCCGCGACAACTACGACCGCATCGCCGACGTGGTCGGGACGCTGTCGGGGCGGGCCCGCGACCCGGACGACTTCCACGACACCTACCGCCTCGACGACGAGGCGGGCGACCTGGTGGGATCGCTCCGGACGGCCGCCGCGGAGGCGCCGGCCGCGCTGTCGTGA
- a CDS encoding GIY-YIG nuclease family protein, which yields MSDATGGSYTLVVGLAADATVTAGALGDHRLPAGAYAYTGSALGAGGFSRVDRHRRTARGDNDTRHWHVDYLLSHPAARIDRVVRSVGVDIECAVAERLPPGPIDGFGASDCSCEAHLSAGDGLDALVERALAAHEAAVASSDDPDATVDVVDGSGE from the coding sequence ATGAGCGACGCGACCGGCGGGAGCTACACCCTCGTCGTCGGCCTCGCGGCGGACGCGACGGTGACGGCGGGGGCGCTCGGCGACCACCGGCTCCCGGCGGGCGCGTACGCCTACACGGGGAGCGCGCTGGGCGCGGGCGGGTTCTCGCGGGTCGACAGGCACCGCCGGACCGCGCGCGGCGACAACGACACCCGGCATTGGCACGTCGACTATCTACTCAGTCACCCGGCGGCGCGGATCGACCGCGTCGTGCGGAGCGTCGGCGTCGACATCGAGTGCGCGGTCGCCGAGCGCCTACCGCCCGGGCCGATCGACGGGTTCGGCGCCTCCGACTGTAGCTGCGAAGCCCACCTGTCCGCCGGCGACGGGCTCGACGCCCTCGTGGAGCGCGCGCTGGCGGCCCACGAGGCGGCGGTCGCGTCGTCGGACGATCCGGACGCGACCGTCGACGTGGTCGACGGCTCCGGGGAGTGA
- a CDS encoding acyl-CoA thioesterase, giving the protein MDETATLASSHTEMTEMLLPNDTNNLGRALGGAVLHWMDICGAIAGMRFANRQVVTASMDHVDFIAPIEMGEVAIIEGYVFNTGRTSVDVKVDVRAENPRTDETRRTTTSHFTFVALDDDGRPTPVPDLNCPTEDEEALRDAAMEGREEQLRQVVDRYDL; this is encoded by the coding sequence ATGGACGAGACGGCCACGCTCGCCTCCTCGCACACCGAGATGACGGAGATGCTGCTCCCGAACGACACGAACAACCTCGGCCGCGCGCTCGGGGGCGCCGTGTTGCACTGGATGGACATCTGCGGCGCCATCGCCGGCATGCGCTTCGCGAACCGGCAGGTGGTCACCGCCTCGATGGACCACGTCGACTTCATCGCGCCCATCGAGATGGGCGAGGTCGCCATCATCGAGGGCTACGTGTTCAACACCGGCCGGACGAGCGTCGACGTGAAGGTCGACGTGCGCGCCGAGAACCCCCGCACGGACGAGACGCGGCGGACGACGACCTCTCACTTCACGTTCGTCGCGCTCGACGACGACGGGCGTCCCACGCCGGTCCCCGACCTAAACTGTCCCACCGAGGACGAGGAGGCCCTCCGCGACGCCGCCATGGAGGGGCGCGAGGAGCAGCTCCGGCAGGTGGTCGACCGGTACGACCTCTGA
- a CDS encoding bifunctional nuclease family protein encodes MEHEAEVVGVGAGSAPSGDVPAVILSARGEYVPIFVSGDQARSIGMALEGEPFDRPLTHDLLVEVLTEFGGAIDRVRVDDLHDGTFYAKVDAERYDDGEPERFVFDARPSDALALAVRVDCPIVVTDEVIDEAGRPPDSIRFGDDDGPSEER; translated from the coding sequence ATGGAACACGAAGCCGAGGTCGTCGGGGTCGGTGCGGGCTCGGCGCCGAGCGGCGACGTCCCGGCGGTGATCCTCTCCGCGCGCGGCGAGTACGTCCCCATCTTCGTCAGCGGCGACCAGGCCCGGTCCATCGGCATGGCGCTGGAGGGCGAACCGTTCGACCGACCGCTCACGCACGACCTCCTCGTGGAGGTCCTCACGGAGTTCGGCGGCGCGATCGACCGCGTTCGCGTCGACGACCTCCACGACGGCACCTTCTACGCGAAGGTGGACGCCGAGCGCTACGACGACGGCGAGCCGGAGCGGTTCGTCTTCGACGCCCGCCCCTCGGACGCGCTCGCGCTGGCGGTCCGCGTCGACTGTCCCATCGTCGTCACCGACGAGGTGATAGACGAGGCCGGTCGGCCGCCGGACTCGATCCGGTTCGGCGACGACGACGGGCCCTCCGAAGAGCGGTAG
- a CDS encoding ArsR/SmtB family transcription factor, protein MSRLLPSLPDATPEEREPRVVGVDDEEADDLIAALGSETARAILSTLHDRPATKSEIADEVDTSLQNVQYHLSRLDEADLVDVVDTAYSEKGREMDVYAAADEPLVLFAGGSEESTGIKTALMRLLGGYGIIGLAAVAVQRLLAVGSLGSQFTARSGDDAGTATADGGDGGGPTIESVPDQNTAAEGTDGAVELVGDPIAQYAVSLVEPGVVFFLGAALVFTLAWAYWYRASD, encoded by the coding sequence ATGTCCCGGCTGTTGCCCTCCCTGCCGGACGCGACTCCGGAGGAGCGCGAACCCCGTGTCGTCGGCGTCGACGACGAGGAGGCCGACGACCTCATCGCCGCCCTCGGCTCCGAGACGGCGCGAGCCATCCTCTCGACGCTCCACGACCGCCCGGCGACGAAGTCGGAGATCGCCGACGAGGTCGACACCTCGCTCCAGAACGTCCAGTACCACCTCTCGCGGCTCGACGAGGCCGACCTCGTCGACGTGGTCGACACCGCCTACTCGGAGAAGGGGCGCGAGATGGACGTGTACGCCGCCGCGGACGAGCCCCTCGTGCTGTTCGCGGGCGGGTCCGAGGAGTCGACCGGGATCAAGACCGCGCTCATGCGCCTGCTCGGCGGCTACGGGATCATCGGGCTGGCGGCGGTCGCGGTCCAGCGACTGCTCGCGGTCGGCTCGCTCGGGTCGCAGTTCACCGCCCGCTCCGGGGACGACGCGGGCACCGCCACCGCCGACGGCGGCGACGGCGGCGGCCCGACCATCGAGAGCGTCCCGGACCAGAACACCGCCGCGGAGGGGACCGACGGCGCGGTCGAACTCGTCGGCGACCCGATCGCGCAGTACGCCGTCTCCCTCGTCGAGCCGGGGGTCGTGTTCTTCCTCGGGGCCGCGCTCGTGTTCACGCTCGCGTGGGCGTACTGGTACCGCGCGTCGGACTGA